The following are from one region of the Luteimonas sp. MC1572 genome:
- a CDS encoding NTP transferase domain-containing protein codes for MNAGATTLGLLAGGRATRLGGIDKAWLERGGMPQVLRLAERVRGEVDAVLASANRDHDRYAAHDMDAVADRFTGIGPLGGLDALAEACATPWLLTLPVDLLSVNDCLLRSLRAAGAEGAFAEDDDGVQPLVALWRVAALRAALPAVIASGAHAVQDLQSSLAMACVRFEGVRFGNLNTPADLAAAGIVASP; via the coding sequence GTGAACGCCGGGGCGACGACGCTCGGGCTCCTGGCCGGTGGACGCGCCACGCGCCTCGGCGGGATCGACAAGGCCTGGCTCGAACGCGGCGGCATGCCACAGGTGCTGCGGCTGGCGGAACGCGTCCGTGGCGAAGTGGACGCGGTGCTGGCCAGCGCCAACCGCGATCACGACCGCTATGCGGCGCACGACATGGATGCCGTCGCCGACCGGTTCACCGGCATCGGACCGCTCGGCGGCCTTGATGCCTTGGCCGAGGCATGCGCCACGCCGTGGCTGCTGACGCTGCCGGTCGACCTGCTCTCGGTGAACGACTGCCTGCTTCGCAGCCTGCGTGCGGCGGGCGCTGAAGGCGCATTTGCCGAAGACGATGATGGCGTCCAGCCGCTGGTCGCGCTGTGGCGCGTAGCCGCCCTGCGCGCGGCGCTGCCGGCAGTCATCGCGTCCGGCGCGCATGCGGTGCAGGACCTGCAGTCGAGCCTCGCCATGGCCTGTGTGCGGTTCGAAGGCGTGCGCTTCGGCAACCTCAACACGCCGGCGGACCTGGCCGCCGCCGGCATCGTCGCGTCGCCATGA
- the glp gene encoding gephyrin-like molybdotransferase Glp, whose translation MSDQAPFPSRISHAEALAIVRTLGVARATGAQDVSLARAHGHVLAADLVAGIAQPPFDNSAMDGYALRHVDLVPDGITRLRLVGEQFAGRAQPFLVGAGECVRITTGAPLPSGTDTVAMKEDARVDGDKVDVLVAPAAGRHVRLAGEDCVPGDLLLRAGEVLTPARVALAASQGVPTLPVARRPTVAVFTTGDELVEPGLPLAPGQIHNSNRELLMGLLRADGLEPVAWPTLPDDPEQVESALRHAGHAFDLVLTCGAVSVGEKDHIPALLQAEARIAFWKVRMKPGMPVLLAEGGGLGEALFLCLPGNPVSVLATWLTLGRPLVDAMQGRTAARPRWRARLATPWHKGHERLEFLRGRLGQGADGVPEVEPSPADGSHRMRAAADADVLLVLEEGARDYPAGAFVDVLPC comes from the coding sequence ATGAGCGATCAGGCCCCGTTCCCGAGCCGGATCAGCCACGCCGAAGCGCTGGCGATCGTCCGCACGCTGGGCGTCGCCCGTGCCACGGGCGCGCAGGACGTGTCGCTTGCGCGCGCGCACGGCCATGTGCTGGCCGCGGACCTGGTGGCCGGCATTGCCCAGCCACCGTTCGACAATTCGGCGATGGACGGCTACGCGTTGCGCCATGTGGACCTCGTCCCCGACGGCATCACCCGGCTGCGGCTGGTGGGCGAGCAGTTTGCCGGCCGCGCGCAGCCGTTCCTGGTCGGCGCTGGTGAGTGCGTCCGCATCACCACCGGCGCGCCACTGCCTTCAGGTACGGACACCGTGGCCATGAAGGAGGACGCGCGTGTCGACGGTGACAAGGTTGATGTGCTGGTGGCGCCTGCGGCAGGCCGCCACGTGCGCCTGGCCGGCGAAGACTGCGTGCCCGGCGACCTCCTGCTGCGTGCGGGCGAGGTGCTCACCCCTGCGCGCGTCGCGCTTGCCGCGTCGCAAGGTGTTCCGACGCTGCCAGTCGCACGCCGCCCGACCGTGGCCGTATTCACCACCGGTGACGAGCTGGTCGAGCCGGGACTGCCGCTGGCGCCCGGGCAAATCCACAACAGCAACCGCGAACTGCTGATGGGCCTGCTGCGCGCCGACGGCCTGGAGCCGGTCGCGTGGCCCACGCTGCCCGATGATCCGGAGCAGGTCGAATCCGCGCTGCGCCACGCCGGGCATGCCTTCGACCTGGTGCTGACCTGCGGCGCGGTGTCGGTGGGCGAGAAGGACCATATTCCGGCGCTGTTGCAGGCCGAGGCGCGCATCGCGTTCTGGAAGGTCCGCATGAAGCCGGGCATGCCGGTGCTGCTGGCGGAAGGCGGCGGCCTCGGCGAAGCGCTGTTCCTGTGCCTCCCCGGCAACCCGGTCTCGGTGCTGGCGACATGGCTGACGCTCGGCCGCCCGCTGGTCGACGCCATGCAGGGCAGGACCGCCGCACGCCCGCGCTGGCGCGCAAGGTTGGCGACGCCGTGGCACAAGGGCCACGAGCGCCTCGAGTTCCTGCGCGGGCGGCTGGGGCAGGGCGCGGACGGTGTTCCGGAGGTCGAGCCGAGCCCCGCGGACGGCTCGCACCGGATGCGCGCGGCGGCGGATGCCGATGTCCTTCTGGTGCTCGAGGAGGGCGCGCGGGACTACCCCGCGGGAGCGTTCGTCGACGTGCTTCCGTGCTGA
- the moeB gene encoding molybdopterin-synthase adenylyltransferase MoeB, which yields MPANETTPREAQRRLTAGARLVDVREEHEYAAGMADGAVGIPRAELEDDPGFHFPDRDTELLLICQTGGRSMLAAEALQRLGYRNVTTVRGGTLRWIAEGLPVTRPAAHEVDRDFHERYSRHLLLPEVGSRGQRRLEASHVLMLGAGGLGSPAAFYLAAAGIGHLRIADDDIIERSNLQRQILHTDADIGMAKVDSAETRLSALNPRIKVEAIRERVTSANVERLLEGIDLVVDGADNFAVRYLLNDACVKLGIPLVYGAVHRFEGQVSVFDAGRHRGQAPCYRCLFPEPPPPESAPNCSEAGVLGVLPGVIGMLQATEALKLLLHVGEPLAGRLLHFDALGMRFRETRLPADPGCAVCAPGTPFPGYIDYAAFCAGG from the coding sequence ATGCCTGCCAACGAAACCACGCCGCGCGAAGCGCAGCGGCGACTCACTGCCGGTGCCCGCCTGGTCGATGTGCGCGAAGAACACGAGTACGCAGCCGGCATGGCCGACGGCGCAGTCGGGATCCCCCGCGCCGAACTCGAGGACGATCCGGGCTTCCACTTCCCGGACCGCGATACCGAGCTGCTGCTGATCTGCCAGACCGGTGGCCGCTCGATGCTCGCCGCCGAGGCGCTGCAGCGGCTCGGCTATCGCAACGTCACCACGGTTCGCGGCGGCACGCTGCGCTGGATCGCCGAAGGCCTGCCGGTCACGCGTCCCGCGGCGCACGAGGTCGACCGCGATTTCCACGAACGCTACTCGCGCCACCTGCTCCTGCCGGAAGTGGGCTCGCGTGGACAGCGCCGCCTCGAGGCTTCCCACGTGCTGATGCTGGGCGCCGGCGGGCTGGGATCGCCCGCGGCGTTCTACCTGGCCGCGGCCGGCATCGGCCACCTGCGCATCGCAGACGACGACATCATCGAGCGCAGCAACCTGCAGCGCCAGATCCTGCATACCGACGCCGACATCGGCATGGCCAAGGTCGACTCGGCCGAGACCCGCCTGTCGGCGCTGAACCCGCGCATCAAGGTCGAGGCGATCCGCGAGCGGGTCACGTCCGCCAACGTCGAGCGCCTGCTCGAGGGCATTGACCTGGTGGTGGACGGTGCCGACAACTTCGCCGTGCGCTACCTGCTCAACGACGCCTGCGTGAAGCTCGGCATACCGCTGGTCTACGGCGCCGTGCACCGCTTCGAAGGCCAGGTGAGCGTGTTCGACGCGGGCCGCCACCGCGGTCAGGCGCCGTGCTACCGCTGCCTGTTCCCCGAGCCGCCACCGCCGGAGTCCGCACCCAACTGCAGCGAGGCCGGCGTGCTCGGCGTACTCCCGGGCGTGATCGGCATGCTGCAGGCAACCGAGGCGCTGAAGCTCCTGCTGCACGTCGGCGAGCCGCTCGCCGGCCGCCTGCTGCATTTCGACGCCCTGGGCATGCGGTTCCGCGAAACCAGGCTGCCGGCGGATCCTGGCTGCGCGGTATGCGCGCCGGGCACGCCGTTCCCCGGCTACATCGACTACGCGGCGTTCTGCGCCGGCGGCTGA
- a CDS encoding DUF2272 domain-containing protein — protein sequence MVFWLLGAAWPAHAADPCPLLRAQTGAPAAVTRVAAIACDEHQLWFRPFIDRDGRLAGSQVREAEAALLANGQPAWLRVVDYWRGSGLLYQALQRPGANDCVRAGGPYAAPACRGFIVDTPWSAAFVSWVLGRAALPGFRGSASHVGYVRDAYRDPEGSAYRVADPRAVRPGQGDLLCYVRVAARSYGFPGLASLLSGDDAGLGMHCDIVVAVQLGDATAYLVGGNVLDGVTMRLLPLTPGGQFAELPARAADGATCTPDTPAACNANRQDWAVLLQLRPATELARLLPARPVPPPAAAPASPQCCINCVVGSGVPRCPAGAPPNRGQ from the coding sequence ATGGTCTTCTGGCTGCTGGGCGCGGCCTGGCCCGCGCATGCCGCCGATCCCTGCCCGCTGCTGCGGGCGCAGACGGGCGCGCCCGCCGCCGTCACCCGCGTCGCCGCGATCGCCTGCGACGAACACCAGCTCTGGTTCCGGCCGTTCATCGATCGCGACGGGCGCCTGGCCGGCTCGCAGGTGCGCGAGGCCGAGGCGGCGCTGCTCGCCAATGGCCAGCCGGCGTGGCTGCGCGTGGTGGACTACTGGCGCGGCAGCGGCCTGCTGTATCAGGCCCTTCAGCGCCCCGGCGCGAACGACTGCGTGCGCGCCGGCGGCCCGTACGCGGCGCCCGCCTGCCGCGGCTTCATTGTCGACACCCCGTGGTCGGCCGCTTTCGTGTCGTGGGTGCTGGGCCGCGCCGCGCTGCCGGGGTTCCGGGGTTCGGCAAGTCACGTCGGCTACGTGCGCGACGCCTATCGCGATCCCGAAGGCAGCGCCTACCGGGTTGCCGATCCGCGTGCGGTGCGGCCGGGGCAGGGCGACCTGCTGTGCTACGTGCGTGTGGCTGCGCGCAGCTACGGGTTCCCCGGGCTCGCCAGCCTGCTGAGTGGCGACGACGCCGGGCTCGGCATGCACTGCGACATCGTGGTCGCCGTGCAGCTGGGCGATGCCACGGCCTATCTCGTCGGTGGCAACGTTCTGGACGGCGTGACGATGCGACTGCTGCCGCTCACGCCTGGCGGGCAGTTCGCCGAGCTGCCGGCGCGTGCAGCCGATGGCGCCACGTGCACACCGGACACGCCGGCGGCCTGCAATGCCAACCGCCAGGACTGGGCGGTGCTGCTGCAGCTGCGTCCGGCGACGGAGTTGGCGCGATTGCTGCCGGCACGCCCGGTCCCGCCGCCTGCCGCGGCACCTGCGTCGCCGCAGTGCTGCATCAACTGCGTGGTTGGATCCGGTGTGCCGCGCTGCCCTGCAGGCGCACCCCCGAATCGGGGACAATGA
- the folD gene encoding bifunctional methylenetetrahydrofolate dehydrogenase/methenyltetrahydrofolate cyclohydrolase FolD, whose product MSETSSQARILDGKRIADELLDALKVRVDRRIAAGHAPPGLAVVLVGDNPASRSYVRNKRRAAGIVGIRALDFDLPEGTSEAELLALIDRLNADPSVNGILVQLPLPGIPDATRLIHRIDPRKDVDGFHPENVGHLALRQFGLRPCTPRGITTLLAWTDRPVRGQSATIVGVSNHVGRPMALELMIAGCTVTSCHKFTPPEVLRRHVGEADILVVAVGKPGMIPGDWIKPGAVVIDVGINRLDDGRLVGDVGFAEAATRASWITPVPGGVGPMTVATLMQNTLEAAEAADAAE is encoded by the coding sequence ATGTCAGAGACTTCCAGCCAGGCCCGCATCCTCGACGGCAAGCGGATCGCCGATGAGCTCCTCGATGCGCTCAAGGTGCGCGTCGACCGCCGCATCGCCGCCGGGCACGCGCCGCCCGGGTTGGCCGTGGTGCTGGTGGGCGACAACCCGGCATCGCGCTCGTACGTGCGCAACAAGCGCCGCGCGGCCGGCATCGTCGGCATCCGAGCGCTTGATTTCGACCTGCCGGAAGGCACCAGCGAAGCCGAACTGCTGGCGCTGATCGACCGGCTCAACGCCGACCCGTCGGTCAACGGCATCCTCGTGCAGCTGCCGCTGCCCGGCATCCCCGATGCCACGCGCCTGATCCACCGCATCGACCCGCGCAAGGATGTGGACGGGTTCCATCCGGAAAACGTCGGCCACCTGGCGCTGCGCCAGTTCGGGCTGCGCCCGTGCACGCCGCGCGGCATCACCACGCTGCTGGCGTGGACCGATCGCCCGGTGCGCGGGCAGAGCGCGACGATCGTCGGCGTCAGCAACCACGTCGGCCGACCGATGGCGCTGGAGCTGATGATCGCCGGTTGCACGGTCACCAGCTGCCACAAGTTCACCCCGCCCGAGGTGCTGCGCCGCCACGTGGGCGAAGCCGACATCCTGGTGGTCGCCGTGGGCAAGCCCGGCATGATCCCGGGCGACTGGATCAAGCCGGGCGCGGTGGTGATCGACGTCGGCATCAACCGCCTCGACGACGGCCGCCTGGTCGGCGATGTCGGTTTTGCCGAAGCCGCCACGCGCGCGAGCTGGATCACGCCCGTGCCTGGCGGCGTTGGCCCCATGACCGTGGCCACGCTGATGCAGAACACCCTGGAAGCCGCCGAGGCTGCCGACGCCGCGGAATAG
- the guaB gene encoding IMP dehydrogenase, which translates to MLRIQAEALTYDDISLVPAHSIVLPKDVSLATRLTRTLRLNMPIVSAAMDTVTEARLAIAMAQLGGIGIIHKNMSLERQAIEVAKVKNFEAGVIREPFTVGPETSIGEVLRLTRARNISGVPVVDGDHLVGIVTGRDMRFETKLDDPVRNVMTRKERLVTVREGATDDEVLQLLHKHRIEKVLVVNDDFQLRGLITVKDIQKARDNPNAAKDASESLLVGAAVGVGGDTEARIEALAAAGVDVIIVDTAHGHSQGVLDRVAWAKKRYPQIEVVGGNIVTGDAALALMDAGADAVKVGVGPGSICTTRVVAGVGVPQVTAIDMVASALQDRIPLIADGGIRYSGDIGKALAAGASTVMIGGLFAGTEETPGETELYQGRSYKSYRGMGSLAAMEKGSSDRYFQEAADADKLVPEGIEGRVPYRGPLSGVIHQLIGGLRATMGYVGCATVEDMRTRPEFVKITGAGQRESHVHDVQITKEPPNYRTG; encoded by the coding sequence ATGCTGCGCATCCAGGCTGAAGCGCTGACCTACGACGATATTTCGCTGGTCCCCGCCCATTCCATCGTCCTGCCCAAGGACGTCTCGCTCGCCACCCGGCTGACGCGCACGCTGCGCCTCAACATGCCGATCGTGTCGGCCGCCATGGACACCGTGACCGAGGCCAGGCTCGCGATCGCGATGGCCCAGCTCGGCGGCATCGGCATCATCCACAAGAACATGAGCCTCGAGCGCCAGGCGATCGAGGTCGCCAAGGTCAAGAACTTCGAAGCCGGCGTGATCCGCGAGCCGTTCACGGTAGGCCCGGAGACCTCGATCGGCGAGGTGCTGCGCCTCACCCGCGCGCGCAACATCTCCGGCGTGCCGGTGGTCGACGGCGACCACCTGGTCGGCATCGTCACCGGGCGCGACATGCGCTTCGAGACCAAGCTCGACGATCCGGTGCGCAACGTCATGACGCGCAAGGAACGCCTGGTCACCGTGCGCGAAGGCGCTACCGACGATGAAGTCCTGCAGCTGCTGCACAAGCACCGCATCGAGAAGGTGCTGGTGGTCAACGACGACTTCCAGCTGCGCGGCCTGATCACCGTCAAGGACATCCAGAAGGCGCGCGACAACCCAAATGCCGCCAAGGATGCGTCGGAAAGCCTGCTGGTCGGCGCGGCGGTCGGCGTGGGCGGCGACACCGAGGCGCGCATCGAGGCGCTGGCCGCGGCGGGCGTCGACGTGATCATCGTCGACACTGCGCACGGGCACTCGCAGGGCGTGCTGGACCGCGTGGCCTGGGCCAAGAAGCGCTACCCGCAGATCGAGGTCGTCGGCGGCAACATCGTCACCGGAGATGCTGCGCTGGCACTGATGGACGCCGGTGCCGACGCGGTGAAGGTCGGCGTGGGCCCCGGTTCGATCTGTACCACCCGCGTGGTCGCAGGCGTGGGCGTGCCGCAGGTCACCGCGATCGACATGGTCGCCTCCGCGCTGCAGGACCGCATTCCGCTGATCGCCGATGGCGGCATCCGCTACTCCGGCGATATCGGCAAGGCGCTTGCCGCGGGCGCGTCCACGGTGATGATCGGCGGCCTGTTCGCCGGCACCGAGGAAACCCCGGGCGAAACCGAGCTCTACCAGGGCCGCAGCTACAAGAGCTATCGCGGCATGGGCAGCCTGGCGGCGATGGAGAAGGGCTCCAGCGACCGCTATTTCCAGGAGGCCGCCGACGCCGACAAGCTGGTGCCGGAAGGCATCGAAGGCCGCGTGCCGTACCGGGGCCCGCTGAGCGGCGTGATCCACCAGTTGATCGGCGGCCTGCGCGCCACCATGGGCTACGTCGGCTGCGCCACGGTCGAGGACATGCGCACCCGGCCGGAGTTCGTGAAGATCACCGGCGCGGGCCAGCGCGAGAGCCACGTCCACGACGTGCAGATCACCAAGGAACCGCCCAACTACAGGACCGGCTGA
- the guaA gene encoding glutamine-hydrolyzing GMP synthase, translated as MTDPHRDKILILDFGAQYTQLIARRVRELGTYCEIWAWDHDPAEIAAFAPKGIILSGGPESTTGADAPVAPQEVFDSGVPVLGICYGMQTMAKQLGGETEAADAREFGHAEVVLVASDSLFGELKDHAGLPPRLDVWMSHGDHVSRAPPGFTVTARTARVPVAAFANEDKRWYGVQFHPEVTHTKSGQELLRRFVVEICGCDTLWTAEHIIDDQVARVREAVGGDEVILGLSGGVDSSVVAALLHRAIGDQLTCVFVDTGLLRWQEGDQVMATFADASDAHGLGIRVIRVDARDRYFAALAGVTDPEAKRKIIGNLFVEIFDEQAGKLANAKWLAQGTIYPDVIESAGSKTGKAHVIKSHHNVGGLPEHMKMGLVEPLRELFKDEVRRIGVALGLPHEMVYRHPFPGPGLGVRILGEVRPEYADLLARADAIFIEELRLADLYDKTSQAFAVFLPVKSVGVVGDARAYEWVIALRAVETIDFMTAHWAHLPYEFLGRVSNRIINEVRGVSRVVYDISGKPPATIEWE; from the coding sequence ATGACCGACCCGCATCGCGACAAGATCCTGATCCTCGATTTCGGCGCGCAGTACACGCAGCTGATCGCGCGCCGCGTGCGCGAACTCGGCACCTACTGCGAGATCTGGGCCTGGGACCATGACCCGGCCGAGATCGCCGCGTTCGCGCCGAAGGGCATCATCCTGTCCGGCGGGCCGGAGTCGACCACCGGCGCCGATGCGCCGGTCGCGCCGCAGGAGGTCTTCGACAGCGGCGTGCCGGTGCTGGGCATCTGCTACGGCATGCAGACCATGGCCAAGCAGCTGGGCGGCGAGACCGAGGCGGCCGACGCGCGCGAGTTCGGCCACGCCGAAGTCGTGCTGGTCGCCTCCGACAGCCTTTTCGGCGAGCTGAAGGACCACGCCGGCCTGCCGCCGCGGCTGGACGTGTGGATGAGCCACGGCGACCACGTCTCGCGCGCGCCGCCCGGCTTCACCGTCACTGCCAGGACCGCACGCGTGCCGGTGGCCGCCTTCGCCAACGAGGACAAGCGCTGGTACGGCGTGCAGTTCCACCCCGAGGTCACCCACACCAAGTCGGGCCAGGAGCTGCTGCGCCGGTTCGTGGTGGAGATCTGCGGCTGCGACACGCTGTGGACGGCCGAGCACATCATCGACGACCAGGTGGCGCGCGTGCGCGAAGCCGTCGGCGGTGACGAGGTCATCCTTGGCCTGTCTGGCGGCGTCGATTCGTCGGTGGTGGCGGCGCTGCTGCACCGCGCGATCGGCGACCAGCTGACCTGCGTCTTCGTCGATACCGGCCTCCTGCGCTGGCAGGAAGGCGACCAGGTCATGGCCACCTTCGCCGACGCGTCCGACGCGCACGGCCTGGGGATCCGCGTGATCCGTGTCGATGCGCGCGATCGCTATTTCGCGGCGCTCGCCGGCGTCACCGACCCCGAGGCCAAGCGCAAGATCATCGGCAACCTGTTCGTCGAGATCTTCGACGAGCAGGCCGGCAAGCTCGCCAATGCCAAGTGGCTGGCGCAGGGCACCATCTATCCGGACGTGATCGAGTCCGCCGGCAGCAAGACCGGCAAGGCGCACGTCATCAAGAGCCACCACAACGTCGGCGGCCTCCCCGAGCACATGAAGATGGGCCTGGTGGAGCCGCTGCGCGAGCTGTTCAAGGACGAGGTGCGGCGCATCGGCGTGGCGCTCGGCCTGCCGCACGAGATGGTCTACCGCCATCCCTTCCCGGGTCCCGGCCTGGGCGTGCGCATCCTCGGCGAAGTGCGGCCGGAGTACGCCGACCTGCTGGCGCGCGCGGATGCGATCTTCATCGAGGAGCTGCGCCTGGCGGACCTGTACGACAAGACCAGCCAGGCGTTCGCGGTGTTCCTGCCGGTGAAGTCGGTGGGCGTGGTGGGCGACGCGCGCGCCTACGAGTGGGTGATCGCGCTGCGCGCGGTGGAGACCATCGACTTCATGACCGCGCACTGGGCGCACCTGCCTTACGAATTCCTGGGTCGGGTGTCCAACCGGATCATCAACGAGGTGCGCGGCGTATCGCGCGTGGTGTACGACATCAGCGGCAAGCCGCCAGCCACCATCGAGTGGGAGTGA
- the tadA gene encoding tRNA adenosine(34) deaminase TadA, with translation MPANATDTQADRDQRWMRHALALAERAEREFDEIPVGAVLVDAADQVLGEGWNRNIGDHDPTAHAEIVAMRQAGRALGNHRLLGCTLYVTLEPCAMCAMAMVHARVARVVFGATDPKTGAAGSVFDLLADPRHNHRVVVHGGVLADEAGTRLRAYFRAKRGRPTA, from the coding sequence ATGCCTGCCAACGCAACCGACACCCAGGCCGACCGCGACCAGCGCTGGATGCGCCACGCGCTCGCGCTGGCCGAGCGCGCGGAACGCGAGTTCGACGAGATTCCGGTAGGGGCGGTCCTGGTGGACGCCGCGGACCAGGTGCTGGGCGAAGGCTGGAACCGCAACATCGGGGATCACGATCCAACCGCGCACGCCGAGATCGTCGCCATGCGCCAGGCGGGCAGGGCGCTGGGTAACCATCGCCTGCTCGGCTGCACGCTGTACGTCACCCTTGAGCCCTGTGCGATGTGCGCCATGGCGATGGTGCATGCGCGCGTGGCACGCGTGGTGTTCGGCGCCACGGATCCGAAGACCGGCGCCGCGGGTAGCGTCTTCGACCTGCTGGCCGATCCGCGCCACAACCATCGCGTGGTGGTGCATGGCGGAGTGCTGGCCGATGAAGCGGGCACGCGGCTGCGTGCGTATTTCCGCGCCAAGCGCGGCCGCCCGACGGCTTGA
- the orn gene encoding oligoribonuclease, with amino-acid sequence MGANDRLVWIDLEMTGLDTGADSILEIATVVTDANLEVLATGPELAIAHPLERLEAMDDWNRNQHGRSGLWRRVLEEGVDMAEAEERTLAFLGEWVGPNQSPICGNSICQDRRFLHRCMPRLERYFHYRNLDVSTIKELARRWAPEVLAGIRKAGTHTALSDVQDSIAELRHYRQSMGAFAPRA; translated from the coding sequence GTGGGCGCGAATGACAGGCTGGTCTGGATCGACCTTGAAATGACCGGCCTCGACACCGGCGCGGACTCGATCCTCGAGATCGCGACTGTCGTCACCGATGCCAACCTCGAAGTACTGGCCACCGGCCCCGAACTGGCCATCGCGCATCCGCTCGAGCGGCTCGAAGCCATGGACGACTGGAACCGCAACCAGCACGGTCGCTCCGGCCTGTGGCGCCGGGTGCTCGAAGAAGGCGTGGACATGGCCGAGGCCGAAGAGCGCACGCTGGCGTTCCTCGGCGAATGGGTCGGGCCGAACCAGTCGCCGATCTGCGGCAATTCGATCTGCCAGGACCGCCGTTTCCTGCACCGCTGCATGCCGCGACTGGAGCGCTACTTCCACTACCGCAACCTCGACGTGAGCACGATCAAGGAGCTGGCGCGACGCTGGGCTCCGGAGGTCCTCGCGGGCATCCGCAAGGCCGGCACGCACACCGCGCTATCCGACGTGCAGGACTCGATCGCCGAGCTCCGCCACTATCGCCAGTCGATGGGCGCCTTCGCCCCCCGCGCCTGA